One Thermodesulfobacteriota bacterium genomic region harbors:
- a CDS encoding ATP-binding cassette domain-containing protein, with the protein MEHKIEEVKINGNLLNTVTGNENGCSGSVLLDYLKCAAVGLKIDNLNRSFGSNHVLRGVDLNIEPGETVVILGKSGSGKSVLMRHIVGLECPDSGHIYVAGQDINNPDFKSKHVIAMVFQSSALFNSLTVSENVALYLKEHKVFKDEAKIKEVVSSALEIVGLSGKEDIMPSMISGGMKRRVAAARALVMNPDLILFDEPTAGLDPMMTRTMGDLICDLKNQVQITQIVVTHDIELAFYVADRIAILSEGRILEVGTPEQIKASNNSAVIDFIKPQFE; encoded by the coding sequence ATGGAACATAAAATAGAAGAAGTAAAAATAAATGGAAATCTACTTAACACTGTTACCGGCAATGAAAACGGATGCTCCGGCAGTGTTTTGCTTGATTATTTAAAGTGCGCGGCTGTTGGGCTTAAGATTGATAATTTAAATAGATCTTTTGGTTCAAATCATGTTTTAAGGGGTGTAGACCTTAACATTGAACCTGGCGAGACAGTGGTAATTTTAGGGAAAAGCGGATCTGGCAAAAGCGTTCTTATGCGACACATTGTTGGACTTGAGTGCCCTGATTCAGGCCATATATATGTTGCTGGTCAGGATATAAATAATCCGGATTTTAAAAGCAAACATGTGATAGCTATGGTTTTTCAGTCTTCCGCTTTGTTTAATTCACTAACGGTATCAGAAAATGTTGCGCTTTATCTAAAAGAGCATAAGGTTTTTAAAGATGAAGCAAAGATAAAAGAAGTAGTATCAAGCGCGCTTGAAATAGTAGGCCTTTCGGGGAAAGAAGATATTATGCCTTCAATGATTTCAGGCGGAATGAAAAGAAGAGTAGCTGCCGCTAGAGCGCTTGTAATGAACCCAGATCTTATACTGTTCGATGAACCTACTGCAGGTCTTGACCCAATGATGACCCGCACCATGGGTGATCTTATCTGCGATTTAAAGAATCAGGTCCAGATAACCCAAATAGTTGTTACACACGATATTGAACTCGCATTTTATGTTGCAGATAGAATAGCTATTCTTAGCGAAGGCCGTATTTTAGAGGTTGGAACCCCAGAGCAGATTAAGGCATCGAATAATTCTGCAGTAATAGATTTTATTAAACCTCAATTTGAG